One window of Acidobacteriota bacterium genomic DNA carries:
- a CDS encoding methyltransferase — protein MNESGGGGLPDPGILFRARDSIYASDLLLAAAVHLDLFSRLETRVMDRHAICSALGIQDRPADVMMTLFTAMGLVRRRDQGFVLTSLSRTFLTRGSRRSLLPYFASLGTRSVCRSMVNVLRTGEPASWADGSRQEWVSAMEDAEFAGSFTAAMDSRGAWFAPLLARCLNCRDRTRLLDIGGGSGIYACHLVLEHPHLEASILEKPPADAVAGGFIETMGLSHRIGIVAGDMFDGIPSGYDVHLFSNVLHDWDRGNVERVLARSFESLMPGGLIAIHDTHINAGKTGPLEVAEYSVLLMYSTEGKCYSVSEMNGLLEATGFVDFQFVPMKCHRSLITARKP, from the coding sequence ATGAATGAGAGTGGAGGCGGCGGTCTTCCCGACCCGGGAATCCTGTTCCGGGCCCGGGACAGCATCTACGCCTCCGACCTGCTGCTCGCCGCCGCCGTCCACCTGGACCTGTTCTCCCGGCTGGAGACCCGGGTCATGGACCGGCACGCGATCTGTTCCGCGCTGGGAATCCAAGACCGCCCGGCGGACGTGATGATGACGCTTTTCACCGCCATGGGCCTGGTGCGCCGCCGGGACCAAGGCTTCGTATTGACGTCGCTCTCCAGGACCTTCCTGACCCGAGGCTCCCGGCGCAGCCTGCTTCCTTACTTTGCTTCGTTGGGGACGCGGTCCGTCTGCCGGTCGATGGTGAACGTGCTCCGCACCGGCGAACCGGCGAGCTGGGCCGACGGCAGCCGGCAGGAGTGGGTGTCCGCCATGGAAGATGCGGAATTCGCCGGGTCGTTCACGGCCGCCATGGACAGCCGGGGCGCCTGGTTCGCTCCTCTCCTGGCCAGGTGCCTGAATTGCCGGGACCGGACGCGGCTGTTGGACATCGGCGGCGGGTCGGGAATCTACGCCTGCCATCTCGTGCTGGAGCACCCGCATCTTGAGGCGTCGATTCTGGAGAAACCACCCGCAGACGCCGTCGCGGGCGGCTTCATCGAGACCATGGGCCTCTCCCATCGAATCGGGATCGTCGCCGGCGACATGTTCGACGGGATACCCTCCGGATACGACGTTCACCTTTTCTCCAACGTGCTGCACGACTGGGACCGGGGCAATGTCGAGCGTGTCCTCGCCCGCTCCTTCGAATCGCTCATGCCCGGAGGGCTGATCGCGATTCACGATACGCACATCAACGCCGGCAAGACCGGACCCCTGGAGGTCGCCGAATACTCGGTGCTGCTGATGTATTCGACGGAGGGGAAATGCTATTCGGTATCGGAGATGAACGGCCTGCTTGAGGCCACCGGCTTCGTTGACTTCCAATTCGTCCCGATGAAGTGTCATCGGAGCCTGATCACGGCGAGAAAACCTTGA
- a CDS encoding membrane dipeptidase — MSERARALYDGAIVIDGLNVSNWDSPAVYASLQKGRITAISATLATWEGFQETMDAVAGWLRRFRERDDIVQVKCTEDIRQAKRSGRTGVILSFQNASPIENDLDRLALFHALGVKVIQLTYHERNLLGNGCFERRDDGLSNFGVGAVREMNRLGILIDLSHVGDRTTLEAIEVSEKPVTVTHANARAFYDHPRNKQDEALKRLAANGGVVGTTPFCNFLPKRFESTLEDYIDAVDDMVQRVGIDHVAVGTDNTQDQPLSFWRYITSQQGTGYPSTFSDTSLDYLNLPFQPKDLEGPHKFPNLADALLNRGYSDEDTLKILGGNWMRIFEEVW, encoded by the coding sequence ATGAGCGAGCGGGCCAGAGCACTTTACGATGGCGCCATCGTCATCGATGGTCTGAATGTGAGCAACTGGGACAGCCCGGCGGTGTACGCGAGCCTGCAAAAGGGCCGCATCACCGCCATCAGCGCCACCCTGGCGACCTGGGAGGGCTTTCAGGAGACGATGGACGCCGTCGCCGGCTGGCTGCGCCGGTTTCGGGAGCGGGACGACATCGTCCAGGTGAAGTGCACGGAGGACATCCGGCAAGCCAAGCGGTCCGGCCGCACCGGCGTCATCCTCAGCTTCCAGAATGCGTCGCCCATCGAGAACGATCTGGATCGGCTGGCGCTCTTTCACGCGTTGGGAGTCAAGGTCATCCAGCTCACGTACCACGAGCGGAATCTGTTGGGCAACGGTTGCTTCGAGCGCCGCGACGACGGCTTGAGCAATTTCGGCGTGGGTGCGGTCCGGGAGATGAACCGCCTGGGGATCCTCATCGATCTCTCCCACGTGGGGGACCGGACGACGCTGGAGGCCATCGAGGTTTCTGAGAAGCCCGTGACGGTCACCCATGCCAACGCGCGCGCCTTCTACGACCATCCCAGGAACAAGCAGGACGAGGCGCTGAAGCGGTTGGCGGCCAACGGTGGCGTCGTGGGGACGACCCCCTTCTGCAATTTTTTGCCGAAGCGGTTCGAGTCCACCCTGGAGGACTACATCGACGCCGTGGACGACATGGTGCAGCGGGTCGGCATCGATCACGTGGCGGTGGGGACCGACAACACCCAGGACCAGCCGCTCTCCTTCTGGCGTTACATCACCTCCCAGCAGGGGACCGGCTACCCGTCTACGTTCAGCGACACGTCCCTGGACTACCTGAACCTTCCCTTCCAGCCCAAGGATCTGGAGGGGCCGCACAAGTTCCCCAATCTCGCGGATGCCCTGCTGAACCGGGGGTATTCGGACGAGGACACTCTGAAGATCCTGGGCGGGAACTGGATGCGGATCTTCGAAGAAGTGTGGTAG
- a CDS encoding FAD-dependent oxidoreductase produces MMARMNVGVVGAGIFGLAAALELRDRGHRVTVLEQEGIPGPRASSNDVSKVIRRIGYQHETYVELVERAGRRWRAWQEQMGGSFLFRTGQVSIVSGSSHYISHYRTWSGPDLTEDSSQYLTVQEARVRFPHFHFHDDDKVRYDPWTGYLRSGQAVADLAGLARARGVEVRSESPVTELEDTENGVRLRCGGQTLLFDRVVAAAGAWIVRLWPALAESLYLTRNQMAFFVPRDPELFSRQNLPVWSVNTGKEAWYGFPMLVEGYVKVADDLKVDETHPEVERTNTRRFLEMVSRFIEERMPGLHGAEMVGGRSCLYTNTPDDHFVIDWAPGARRILIAGCGSGHGFKFGGSIGPVIADALEEKHNPLGELFRIGARFD; encoded by the coding sequence ATGATGGCGCGCATGAACGTGGGGGTGGTGGGCGCCGGCATTTTCGGTCTGGCGGCAGCGCTGGAGCTTCGGGACCGGGGCCACCGGGTGACCGTTCTGGAGCAGGAGGGGATTCCCGGACCCCGGGCCAGTTCCAACGACGTCTCCAAGGTCATTCGCCGGATCGGCTACCAGCACGAAACCTACGTCGAGCTGGTCGAACGCGCCGGGCGCCGGTGGAGGGCGTGGCAGGAACAGATGGGCGGGTCGTTCCTCTTCCGGACGGGACAGGTGTCGATCGTCAGCGGGTCCTCCCACTACATTTCCCACTATCGGACTTGGTCGGGCCCGGACCTGACCGAGGACAGCTCCCAATACCTGACTGTGCAGGAAGCCCGCGTCCGGTTTCCCCATTTCCATTTCCATGACGACGACAAGGTTCGCTACGACCCATGGACCGGTTACCTTCGCAGCGGACAGGCAGTGGCCGATCTGGCCGGTCTGGCCCGGGCCCGGGGCGTGGAGGTCCGATCCGAGTCTCCGGTCACTGAACTGGAAGATACCGAAAACGGAGTCCGTCTCCGGTGCGGTGGCCAGACCCTGCTCTTCGATCGGGTCGTGGCGGCCGCGGGCGCCTGGATCGTCCGTCTCTGGCCGGCGCTTGCCGAATCCCTCTACCTGACCCGCAACCAGATGGCGTTTTTCGTCCCCCGGGACCCGGAGCTCTTCAGCCGGCAGAACCTGCCGGTCTGGTCCGTGAACACGGGGAAGGAGGCCTGGTACGGGTTTCCCATGCTGGTGGAGGGATACGTCAAGGTCGCCGACGATCTCAAGGTGGACGAGACCCACCCGGAAGTGGAGCGGACCAACACCCGGCGCTTTCTCGAAATGGTCTCCCGGTTCATCGAGGAGCGCATGCCCGGCCTGCACGGCGCCGAGATGGTGGGCGGGCGTTCCTGCCTGTACACCAACACTCCCGACGACCACTTCGTCATCGACTGGGCCCCGGGCGCGCGGCGGATCCTGATCGCCGGTTGCGGCAGTGGCCACGGCTTCAAGTTCGGCGGCTCCATCGGGCCCGTCATCGCCGACGCACTGGAGGAAAAGCACAATCCCCTGGGAGAACTGTTTCGGATCGGCGCCCGTTTCGATTGA